A genomic window from Oceanobacillus timonensis includes:
- a CDS encoding DUF3307 domain-containing protein: MTTLMLLLAHLIADFWLQSDQMVKHKIKYLKKHIFHHLLTTGIALIIIWGYQYAFQHIMSYLILPLVFIMITHLLIDLVKIKFIDSLPKSPTDNMKKLGYFLADQALHVMMILTACMLFFHMTTAEMAASLLNLNNGTNRLSLSNTALFIILIYILATSVSGHIVKFIIGSLPSEFANFEGELTLKNQIAAGKEQIRPEMDKHFTEEYHYFTYSAPLRSRGKLIGYLERLLVILLTAVGAYPSIAFIIAAKSIARFKQLDDRNWAEYFLLGTLSSIFLGLVLGLIVQGVLT; the protein is encoded by the coding sequence ATGACAACACTTATGCTTCTGCTGGCGCATTTGATTGCTGATTTTTGGCTGCAATCAGACCAGATGGTGAAACATAAAATCAAATATTTAAAGAAACACATCTTTCACCATCTGCTGACAACAGGTATCGCACTTATCATTATTTGGGGTTACCAATATGCATTTCAACATATCATGAGTTATTTGATTTTACCATTAGTTTTTATTATGATTACGCACCTTCTAATTGATTTAGTGAAAATAAAATTTATAGACTCCCTTCCCAAAAGTCCGACGGATAATATGAAAAAACTCGGGTATTTTCTGGCAGATCAAGCCTTACACGTTATGATGATACTCACGGCCTGTATGCTTTTCTTTCATATGACAACGGCAGAGATGGCAGCTAGTCTTTTAAACTTAAATAATGGTACAAACCGTTTAAGTCTGTCCAATACCGCATTATTTATTATCCTCATTTACATTTTAGCAACAAGTGTCAGCGGTCATATTGTAAAGTTTATCATCGGCTCTCTGCCATCTGAATTTGCCAATTTTGAAGGTGAACTGACATTAAAAAATCAAATTGCCGCCGGGAAGGAACAAATTCGGCCGGAGATGGACAAGCATTTTACGGAGGAATATCACTATTTCACATACTCCGCCCCGCTTCGCTCGCGCGGCAAACTTATCGGTTATCTGGAAAGATTGCTGGTGATTCTATTAACAGCAGTTGGTGCTTATCCGTCCATCGCTTTTATTATCGCTGCCAAGTCCATTGCACGATTTAAACAGTTAGATGACCGAAACTGGGCGGAATATTTCTTATTAGGTACGCTCTCTTCCATTTTCTTAGGATTGGTACTTGGGCTTATTGTGCAGGGAGTTCTTACGTAG
- a CDS encoding NADP-dependent oxidoreductase yields MKAIIIDQYGDADQLKEKDDIPIPEIKDNQVLVEMHATSINPIDWKLREGYLQEGVPFEFPIILGWDAAGVIKQVGKNVTAFQVGDEVFARPDLTPNGTYASYTAVDEELLAMKPKNSSFEEAAAVPLAGLTAWQCLVNFSEIKEGDNVLIHAGSGGVGSMAIQIAKSFGAYVASTASGKNEAFLKELGVDQFINYKEEDFEEVLQDYDIVVDTLGGEILNKSFQVLKEGGRLVSIAGQPDEKAAKQKGIKAGSLWLEPDGKELSELGKLMEDGKLKAYIGHTFPLTENGLKEAHRLSETHHAKGKIVIQIK; encoded by the coding sequence ATGAAAGCAATTATTATCGACCAATACGGCGATGCAGATCAGCTAAAAGAAAAAGATGATATCCCAATTCCGGAAATAAAAGATAATCAGGTATTAGTAGAAATGCACGCTACGTCTATTAATCCAATTGACTGGAAACTGCGCGAAGGTTACCTGCAGGAAGGTGTTCCTTTTGAATTTCCAATTATTTTGGGATGGGACGCAGCAGGTGTTATTAAACAAGTCGGTAAAAATGTCACCGCCTTTCAAGTGGGTGATGAGGTATTTGCTAGACCGGATCTTACACCAAATGGCACGTATGCTTCCTATACAGCGGTAGATGAAGAACTGCTGGCGATGAAACCGAAAAATAGCAGTTTTGAAGAAGCGGCAGCTGTTCCGCTTGCAGGTCTCACTGCTTGGCAATGTCTTGTGAACTTCTCTGAAATAAAAGAAGGCGATAACGTGTTGATTCATGCCGGTTCTGGCGGTGTCGGCAGCATGGCCATTCAGATTGCTAAAAGCTTCGGTGCCTATGTCGCTTCGACTGCAAGCGGGAAAAATGAGGCATTTTTAAAAGAATTAGGCGTCGACCAGTTCATTAATTATAAAGAGGAAGACTTTGAAGAAGTCCTGCAAGATTATGATATTGTCGTAGACACGCTTGGTGGTGAAATCCTGAATAAAAGCTTCCAGGTATTAAAAGAAGGCGGGCGGCTGGTTTCCATCGCAGGACAGCCAGATGAAAAGGCAGCCAAACAAAAAGGAATCAAGGCAGGGTCCTTATGGCTTGAGCCCGATGGAAAAGAACTGTCGGAATTAGGGAAGCTGATGGAAGACGGGAAATTAAAAGCGTATATTGGACATACTTTCCCGCTTACAGAGAATGGTTTAAAAGAAGCCCATCGTTTGAGCGAAACCCATCATGCGAAAGGAAAAATTGTGATTCAAATCAAGTAA
- a CDS encoding catalase, with translation MSEREKNKKEQQLESSIRDTRDQEMISNEGKKIVDDENSLTAGDRGPTLIEDFLSREKIAHFDRERVPERVVHARGTGAYGEFELYQSMSDISMADFLQDPSKKTPLFVRFSQVIGSRGCNETVRDVRGFSIKFYTDDGNFDIVAINFPIFFIQDAIKFPDLIHSVKPEPDNEYPQGQTAHDTFWDFMGSNPETTHMAMWIMSDRAIPKNFRTMEGFGVHTYRFVNKEGVAHFVKFHVKPVLGVHPLIWDEAQKLGEDADFHRRDLWTNIKMGNYPEYELAVQVIREDQEFMFDFDILDPTKFWPEEEVPLQKLGKVTLNKTVDNAFSETEQSAFHPGNIVRGMDYSNDPLLQGRLFSYTDTQQARIGANYQQLPINKPVCPVFNNQRDGNSRHVIDRGKVSYHKNLLADNTPSEVSPDKGGFVTYPSTVQGLKQRKTADSFKDHYSQARLFWNSMTPVEREHIIGAYSFELGRCLHVPVRQQMVDRLARVSTELAEAVAKNVGVTVPDVEESTVTKSSPAISLMNTHFTAKTLKVAVFLAEGFPGKEVDALLKQWKDAGMHPVIVSNKLGEVKSSEGMTFDVDQNFLTGSPLSYEGAYLVGGTGVDDYFHHQARTFIMNMYNHFKPIGARKESAHLLKEMGIEGQAGVVMDLDAQFGQKFIDAMAKQRFWERPSYLYNM, from the coding sequence ATGAGTGAACGCGAAAAAAATAAAAAGGAACAGCAATTGGAATCATCTATTCGAGATACCCGCGATCAAGAGATGATTTCCAATGAAGGAAAAAAGATTGTGGATGATGAAAATTCATTGACCGCTGGGGATCGCGGACCAACGCTGATTGAAGACTTTCTTTCCAGAGAAAAGATAGCGCATTTTGACCGGGAGAGAGTACCCGAACGGGTGGTACATGCACGAGGGACGGGCGCTTATGGCGAATTTGAATTGTACCAATCAATGAGTGATATAAGCATGGCTGATTTCTTACAGGATCCTTCCAAAAAAACACCATTATTTGTGCGTTTTTCCCAAGTAATCGGTTCACGGGGCTGTAATGAAACCGTTCGTGATGTGCGCGGTTTTTCGATTAAATTCTACACCGATGATGGAAATTTTGATATTGTGGCCATCAATTTCCCGATCTTCTTCATCCAGGATGCGATTAAATTTCCTGATTTGATTCACTCTGTCAAGCCAGAACCTGATAATGAATATCCGCAAGGACAAACGGCACATGATACGTTTTGGGATTTTATGGGGAGTAATCCGGAGACGACCCATATGGCGATGTGGATTATGTCGGACCGGGCTATTCCTAAGAATTTCCGTACCATGGAAGGCTTTGGGGTTCATACGTATCGTTTTGTAAACAAAGAAGGCGTTGCTCATTTTGTTAAATTTCACGTGAAGCCTGTACTAGGGGTTCATCCATTAATTTGGGATGAAGCACAGAAGCTTGGTGAAGACGCCGATTTTCATCGCAGAGATCTTTGGACAAATATCAAAATGGGAAATTATCCGGAATATGAACTAGCTGTACAAGTTATCCGGGAAGACCAGGAATTTATGTTTGATTTTGATATTTTAGACCCGACAAAGTTTTGGCCGGAAGAGGAAGTGCCGCTTCAAAAACTCGGAAAGGTAACCTTGAATAAAACGGTCGATAATGCTTTTTCAGAAACAGAACAAAGTGCGTTTCATCCGGGGAATATTGTCCGGGGGATGGATTACTCCAATGATCCGCTGCTGCAAGGGCGTTTATTTTCGTATACAGATACCCAGCAGGCGCGAATCGGAGCAAATTACCAGCAGCTTCCCATCAACAAGCCAGTCTGTCCTGTTTTTAACAATCAGCGGGACGGCAATTCACGTCATGTGATTGACCGCGGCAAAGTTTCTTATCATAAAAACTTATTGGCGGATAATACACCTTCCGAAGTTTCGCCGGACAAGGGAGGGTTTGTTACGTATCCTTCCACTGTTCAAGGATTGAAACAGCGTAAAACAGCCGACTCGTTCAAAGACCACTATTCACAGGCCAGGCTCTTCTGGAACAGCATGACACCTGTGGAACGGGAGCATATTATTGGAGCTTACAGTTTTGAACTGGGAAGATGCCTTCATGTACCGGTACGTCAGCAGATGGTGGATCGCCTGGCGAGGGTCAGCACAGAACTAGCAGAAGCGGTTGCCAAAAATGTTGGGGTGACGGTACCAGATGTAGAAGAGTCAACGGTTACGAAATCATCGCCGGCTATCAGTTTGATGAATACACACTTTACAGCGAAAACATTGAAAGTTGCTGTTTTTCTTGCGGAAGGTTTTCCCGGGAAGGAAGTGGACGCTTTGCTGAAGCAATGGAAGGATGCCGGGATGCATCCAGTTATTGTCAGCAATAAGCTCGGGGAAGTAAAGAGCAGCGAGGGAATGACGTTTGACGTCGACCAAAACTTCCTGACAGGATCTCCCTTAAGCTATGAGGGTGCGTATCTTGTCGGCGGCACCGGAGTGGATGACTATTTTCATCATCAAGCCCGTACCTTTATTATGAATATGTACAATCATTTCAAGCCGATAGGGGCAAGAAAAGAGAGTGCTCATTTATTGAAGGAAATGGGTATTGAAGGACAAGCCGGCGTAGTTATGGATTTAGATGCGCAATTCGGACAGAAGTTTATTGATGCAATGGCAAAGCAGCGTTTTTGGGAGCGGCCAAGCTATCTTTATAATATGTAA
- a CDS encoding metal-dependent hydrolase: protein MTGKTHIMAGIAATTAIVAITDAYQPEWFIAAGAAGGLLPDICHSGSKIGRRFPAVSKIVNSLFGHRTFTHSLLFLALLAFILSKFVSNSSITTGILVGMATHLLLDATTKQGIKLLYPAKITIRFPVTTRTGGKVEGILLLVLTVVTLYYANSMIGLF, encoded by the coding sequence ATGACAGGAAAAACACATATCATGGCTGGTATCGCAGCAACGACAGCCATCGTTGCTATCACAGATGCCTATCAACCTGAATGGTTTATTGCAGCAGGCGCAGCAGGGGGATTGCTTCCGGATATTTGTCATAGCGGCAGCAAAATCGGGCGGAGGTTTCCAGCAGTTTCGAAAATCGTCAATAGCCTCTTTGGGCATCGAACGTTTACACATAGTTTATTATTCTTAGCTTTGCTGGCATTTATTTTATCGAAATTCGTCAGTAATTCATCGATTACCACTGGTATCTTAGTTGGTATGGCTACACACCTTCTATTAGATGCTACTACGAAGCAGGGGATTAAGTTATTGTATCCTGCTAAGATAACGATTCGTTTTCCGGTTACCACGAGGACTGGCGGTAAAGTGGAAGGAATTCTCTTATTGGTGTTAACGGTGGTTACACTTTATTATGCAAACAGTATGATTGGGCTTTTTTAG
- a CDS encoding Vat family streptogramin A O-acetyltransferase, translating into MSGITEGPNPNKRYPIDGNKNVQFIKPSLTKANIVVGDYTYYDSKNGEHFETQVHYHYDIIGDRLIIGKFCSIGPGVTFMMNGANHRMDGSTYPFNILGNGWEKHTPSLDMLPLKGDTVIGNDVWIGLDALIMPGVKIGDGAVIGAKSVVTKDVEPFMIVGGNPAKQIKKRFSESKINELLKVQWWNLDNQVVSDNIDAILSYDMEVLRHISKNDD; encoded by the coding sequence ATGTCAGGAATAACGGAAGGACCGAACCCAAATAAAAGATATCCAATCGATGGAAATAAAAATGTTCAGTTTATTAAACCATCTCTAACAAAGGCAAACATCGTAGTTGGGGATTACACTTACTATGACAGCAAAAATGGAGAACATTTTGAAACCCAAGTTCACTATCATTATGACATAATAGGAGATCGGCTAATCATCGGGAAATTTTGTTCCATCGGTCCTGGAGTGACTTTTATGATGAACGGGGCGAATCATCGCATGGATGGTTCCACTTATCCATTTAATATCTTAGGAAATGGATGGGAAAAACATACACCCTCCTTAGATATGCTGCCTTTAAAAGGAGATACAGTTATTGGTAATGACGTATGGATTGGGCTGGATGCGCTCATTATGCCTGGTGTGAAAATTGGAGATGGAGCGGTTATTGGAGCCAAATCAGTGGTGACAAAAGATGTGGAACCTTTCATGATTGTTGGAGGTAATCCGGCTAAGCAAATAAAGAAACGTTTTTCTGAATCAAAAATAAACGAGCTATTAAAGGTCCAATGGTGGAATCTTGATAACCAGGTTGTGAGCGATAATATAGATGCTATTCTTAGCTATGATATGGAAGTGCTTCGGCATATTTCTAAAAACGATGATTAA
- a CDS encoding LysR family transcriptional regulator: MNQTGLEAYIAIVEEKSITKAASRLHISQPALSKQVRSLEADLHTKLLARSSKGIELTKEGEYFYHQALSLLQEMRRTREQLNRMQQSEKLTIGCLPSISTAFLPDVMDADHSIFIQNHSEALVQSIMNGQIDVAFIDASFQTKEAVTAELFSENYYVVMPKQYIKEKPEMLEWQDIVKFPLILHTSPCDSRSRILAFAKQVGAIPTISREVPFGDFLYGYVLAGEGITIVPALLVKSIKHLNVHLIPVNGMERTIAICSKSEEKRDKLLSLIDKGLVSK; the protein is encoded by the coding sequence ATGAATCAAACTGGGCTAGAAGCATATATTGCGATTGTTGAGGAAAAAAGCATTACCAAAGCAGCAAGCCGTTTACATATTTCTCAGCCTGCATTAAGTAAACAGGTAAGAAGCTTAGAAGCAGATTTACATACAAAATTGCTCGCCAGAAGCTCGAAAGGGATTGAACTGACAAAGGAAGGGGAATATTTTTATCATCAGGCATTATCTTTGCTGCAGGAAATGAGAAGAACCAGAGAGCAGCTGAATAGAATGCAGCAATCTGAAAAACTGACGATTGGCTGTTTACCGAGTATTTCAACCGCTTTTCTTCCGGACGTTATGGATGCTGATCATTCTATCTTTATTCAAAATCATTCGGAGGCACTTGTCCAATCTATAATGAATGGACAAATTGATGTGGCTTTTATCGATGCTTCTTTTCAAACAAAGGAGGCAGTGACAGCGGAATTATTTTCGGAGAATTATTATGTCGTTATGCCAAAGCAATATATAAAAGAGAAGCCAGAGATGCTGGAATGGCAGGATATTGTGAAGTTTCCGCTTATTTTGCATACCAGTCCCTGCGACTCTCGAAGCAGGATTTTAGCTTTTGCAAAACAGGTTGGTGCGATTCCGACGATTTCAAGGGAGGTTCCTTTTGGTGATTTTCTATACGGGTATGTATTAGCTGGGGAAGGAATAACCATTGTGCCGGCATTGCTTGTTAAAAGTATCAAGCATTTAAATGTCCATCTTATCCCTGTTAACGGTATGGAGCGTACGATTGCTATCTGTAGTAAAAGTGAGGAGAAAAGAGATAAGCTTTTATCGTTGATTGATAAAGGTTTGGTATCTAAATAA
- a CDS encoding zinc-binding dehydrogenase: MKAIIYQTQTGLSYQEIENKRPKAGEVKIKLKSAGLNRRDLFVMNQQRSHETFYTPGSDGAGIITELGEGVMDFELYDAVIINPSLDWDTAKNVPMTPRILGGPSNGTFSEYIVIPSQNIIKKPVYLSWIEAGILSLSALTAYRALFTKGQLQTGQHLLIPGIGSGVATYALLFAKAIGAKVGVTSRDEEKLRKAGDLGADYLLKTNSDWKTAIKKGNFDIILDSIGPALFPKYIDVLKPDGNLVTFGASSGDSVNLSLRSLFYPQLNILGTSMGSKEEFEQMIQFITHHNIKPVLDSVYPLIKIEQALERMKSGNQFGNVGLEME, from the coding sequence ATGAAAGCAATCATTTATCAAACTCAAACAGGATTATCTTATCAGGAAATAGAAAATAAAAGACCAAAAGCAGGAGAAGTCAAAATCAAGTTAAAATCGGCAGGGTTAAACCGGCGCGATCTATTTGTCATGAATCAGCAACGGTCTCATGAAACATTTTATACCCCGGGCTCGGATGGTGCCGGAATCATTACAGAACTGGGAGAAGGAGTTATGGATTTTGAGTTATATGACGCGGTTATTATTAATCCAAGTCTGGATTGGGATACAGCCAAAAATGTACCAATGACTCCGCGTATTTTAGGCGGTCCATCAAATGGCACCTTTTCCGAATATATTGTAATTCCCTCCCAAAATATCATTAAAAAACCCGTTTATCTTTCCTGGATAGAAGCTGGTATATTATCTCTTTCCGCTCTTACAGCATACCGGGCGCTGTTTACCAAAGGACAACTGCAAACGGGACAGCATCTTCTCATTCCCGGAATTGGAAGCGGCGTAGCAACCTATGCCCTCCTCTTTGCAAAAGCAATCGGAGCAAAGGTGGGCGTCACCTCAAGAGACGAAGAGAAGCTGCGTAAAGCTGGAGATCTCGGAGCGGATTATCTTTTAAAAACAAACAGTGACTGGAAGACTGCAATAAAAAAGGGAAATTTTGATATCATATTAGATAGTATTGGACCAGCTCTCTTCCCGAAATACATTGACGTCTTAAAGCCAGATGGGAATTTGGTTACTTTTGGAGCGAGTTCTGGAGACAGCGTGAACCTTTCTTTACGCTCCCTCTTTTACCCGCAATTGAATATCTTAGGAACTTCTATGGGAAGTAAGGAAGAGTTCGAACAGATGATACAATTTATTACACATCACAACATAAAACCGGTGCTGGACAGTGTTTATCCACTTATCAAAATCGAACAAGCATTGGAGAGAATGAAATCCGGAAACCAATTTGGCAATGTAGGCTTGGAAATGGAATAA
- a CDS encoding aminopeptidase, with product MALENFNQLLQKYAELIVSAGVNVQEGHTVVLSIDVDQAPLARKITKAAYEKGAKRVIVKWGDDKVSRLGFEHQSTETLTDIPDYRIEEMNYIIEEGATRINVVSNDPDALKGLDGEKIAAAQKASGEAFKPMAQATQSNKFSWIVTAAASPEWAAKVFPELDSTEAQTDALWDAIFKAIHLYDDDAVQTWEEKDQTLETKAESLNKEQFTALHYTAPGTDLTVGLPKNHRWEGAGSFNARGERFIANMPTEEVFTAPDANRVDGVVVSTKPLSYAGSVIEGMEFHFENGKVTKVTAEKGEEVIQKLVQQDEGASRLGEVALVPDASPISQSGLTFFNTLFDENASNHLALGSAYAFNLEGGTEMTEEELQEAGLNRSTTHVDFMIGSDQMNIDGIKEDGSRVPVFRKGAWA from the coding sequence ATGGCTTTGGAAAATTTTAATCAATTACTACAAAAATATGCTGAGTTAATCGTTTCTGCTGGTGTCAATGTGCAAGAAGGTCACACCGTTGTTTTATCCATTGATGTCGACCAAGCTCCATTAGCCCGTAAAATAACGAAAGCTGCTTACGAAAAAGGCGCCAAACGCGTTATTGTCAAATGGGGAGACGATAAAGTTTCCAGACTTGGGTTTGAACATCAATCGACAGAAACATTAACAGATATTCCGGACTACCGCATCGAAGAAATGAACTATATCATTGAAGAAGGTGCCACTCGTATCAATGTTGTGTCCAATGATCCCGATGCTTTAAAAGGATTAGACGGTGAAAAAATCGCAGCGGCACAAAAAGCATCCGGCGAAGCCTTCAAACCAATGGCTCAAGCAACTCAATCTAATAAATTTTCCTGGATTGTAACAGCTGCAGCCAGTCCAGAATGGGCAGCGAAAGTTTTTCCTGAATTAGATTCAACGGAAGCACAGACAGATGCTTTATGGGACGCTATTTTCAAAGCAATTCATCTATATGATGACGACGCGGTTCAAACATGGGAAGAAAAAGATCAAACTCTGGAAACGAAAGCAGAATCATTGAATAAAGAACAATTCACAGCCCTGCATTACACTGCTCCGGGTACAGACTTAACGGTCGGCCTTCCAAAAAATCATCGCTGGGAAGGAGCTGGAAGCTTTAATGCACGCGGGGAGCGTTTTATAGCCAATATGCCGACAGAAGAAGTATTTACTGCCCCGGATGCTAACCGGGTCGATGGCGTGGTCGTGTCAACCAAACCATTAAGTTATGCCGGTTCTGTCATCGAAGGGATGGAATTCCATTTTGAAAATGGGAAAGTAACCAAAGTGACCGCTGAAAAAGGCGAAGAAGTTATCCAAAAATTAGTCCAGCAAGACGAAGGAGCCTCCCGCTTAGGCGAAGTTGCTTTAGTTCCGGATGCATCACCAATCTCCCAATCCGGATTGACTTTCTTCAATACGCTATTTGACGAAAATGCTTCCAATCACTTAGCGCTAGGGTCTGCTTATGCGTTTAACTTAGAGGGCGGAACAGAAATGACAGAAGAAGAATTACAAGAAGCAGGTCTGAATCGTTCCACAACACACGTCGATTTCATGATTGGCTCGGATCAAATGAATATTGATGGCATTAAAGAAGATGGCAGCCGTGTTCCTGTCTTCCGAAAAGGTGCTTGGGCTTAA
- a CDS encoding DUF418 domain-containing protein, translating to MTLIKQNDQHQRIAILDQMRGIVLLGIFLANVPGLSSVDTENLSPVNEVLRSLEEIILSDSTRPLFAFMFGLSLMLLYNRLKAKEINPYPMLFRRLFLLTLVGAVHGYAIWSGDILLMYGMAGFVLLLFMDWSAAGLVMTAFLFWIVYTIGSDVISYFSSYHLSLEDGLKGLLPDSEQPPTGTEYLIIEFSSMVAHIGFFLFGMYAYRKGLFTIIEKRRTAMGLLAVICLVIGLAGKISLYDRIVLHPLENFYPFVVTIGMILCIVLLGTSKTSMSKLLVPFTSVGKMAFTNYLLQSIVFVSLFQSSGRTIFINLGIWQEPSYAFALGIGVILFAVQMIFSHFWLKAFRYGPFEWLWRIGTYGKMVSIKRREETE from the coding sequence ATGACATTAATAAAGCAGAACGATCAACATCAAAGAATTGCTATTTTAGACCAAATGCGGGGCATTGTTTTACTCGGAATCTTTTTAGCCAATGTTCCAGGTCTGTCTTCCGTCGATACGGAAAATTTATCTCCGGTTAATGAAGTATTAAGAAGTCTGGAAGAGATTATATTAAGTGACAGTACCCGGCCATTGTTTGCGTTCATGTTTGGGCTGAGTCTCATGTTACTTTATAATCGTTTAAAAGCGAAGGAAATCAATCCTTATCCGATGTTATTCAGACGGTTATTTTTGCTTACCCTCGTTGGTGCTGTGCACGGTTACGCTATTTGGTCGGGAGATATACTGCTCATGTACGGGATGGCAGGATTTGTCCTTCTGTTGTTTATGGATTGGTCAGCAGCTGGATTAGTTATGACGGCTTTTCTTTTCTGGATTGTTTACACAATTGGATCGGATGTCATCAGTTACTTTTCCTCCTACCATTTGTCGCTGGAAGATGGTTTGAAAGGTCTCTTGCCTGATTCCGAACAGCCGCCAACAGGAACAGAATATCTTATTATTGAATTTTCTTCCATGGTTGCACATATCGGTTTTTTCCTGTTTGGTATGTATGCGTATCGCAAGGGCTTGTTTACAATCATCGAAAAGCGAAGAACAGCCATGGGGTTATTGGCAGTTATTTGTCTTGTGATTGGCTTGGCAGGGAAAATAAGCCTTTATGATAGGATTGTGTTACATCCGTTAGAAAATTTCTATCCCTTTGTTGTAACGATTGGCATGATATTATGCATTGTCCTTTTAGGAACAAGCAAGACAAGCATGTCGAAGTTGCTTGTCCCGTTCACTTCCGTTGGTAAGATGGCGTTTACGAATTATCTTTTACAATCCATTGTGTTCGTGAGCTTATTTCAATCGAGTGGACGAACGATTTTTATCAACTTAGGGATTTGGCAGGAACCAAGTTATGCGTTCGCTCTTGGTATTGGTGTCATCTTATTCGCAGTGCAAATGATTTTCAGTCATTTTTGGTTAAAAGCATTTCGCTATGGACCATTTGAATGGCTTTGGAGGATAGGGACTTATGGAAAAATGGTTTCCATAAAGAGGAGAGAGGAAACGGAATAG